Proteins co-encoded in one Plectropomus leopardus isolate mb chromosome 14, YSFRI_Pleo_2.0, whole genome shotgun sequence genomic window:
- the LOC121953766 gene encoding perforin-1-like, with translation MASRLPLLLLVLCSLNVAQSELKLFNLRASGLPSGLLGTTDGYTKVFCGGQTLGTTSIRNDDANPWWEEEFKSLKAHQNDVLRLEVYDSDYLHDDLLGVCQRQIKLGTHEHNCFLEKGGTLHYTYTLS, from the coding sequence ATGGCCTCtcgtcttcctctcctcctgttgGTGCTGTGCAGTCTGAATGTGGCTCAGTCAGAGCTGAAGCTCTTTAACCTGCGGGCCAGCGGTCTTCCCTCTGGCTTGTTGGGAACCACAGACGGCTACACCAAGGTGTTCTGTGGCGGACAAACTCTGGGTACGACATCCATCCGTAACGACGATGCCAACCCCTGGTGGGAGGAGGAGTTCAAAAGCTTAAAGGCGCATCAGAACGACGTACTGAGGCTCGAGGTTTACGACAGTGACTACCTCCACGATGACCTGCTGGGTGTCTGCCAGCGTCAGATCAAGCTGGGAACTCACGAGCACAACTGCTTCCTGGAGAAAGGTGGCACCCTCCATTATACCTACACCCTCAGCTGA